The genome window TCGACCCGGCGGTCAAGGATAGGCTCAAAGCGGCGGGCGTGCAACTTCGCCTGGTCGAGACGGCACACGCGAACTCATCGGTCGTCACGAAGGTCCACTCGAAATATTACATCATGTACGGCACCTACAATGGCTCGACCAATGCGTATCGGCTCTTTACCGGCTCGCACAACTGGAGCGGCTCGGCGCTGCGGCTCAACGACGAGGTTCTCCTAAAGCTCTACGACCAGGCGATGATCAATAGCTTCATCAGCAACTTCAACATGATCTGGAGCCGTGGCGTCGCTCAGTAAGCGCTCACAGCGAACGTCCTATCCCACAGTTTCGGCTGGTTTCCTCGCACTGAACAGTTGCGACGAAACCAACCGAGGCTATTGATCTCGCCGGGCACGTGTCTGCGCCGTGCCTATCTTAACCTGGCACGTCGGACGGCTGCTCGCGCAGGAAGCGCATAAAGACCTCGTTGCCGAGCATGCGTCCCCGGTCGGTCAGCCGGATACCTAGCTGATCCTGCTCGATCAGCCCCAGCTCGACCAGATGCGTGACTTCCGCGCCGTACACCTCAAGCAGCGGCTGCCCGCAGCGATCGGCGAATTGCGCGAAGCTGACGCCGCTGTTGAGACGCAGGCCCATCATCATTGTCTCCGAGAAGAGATCGGCCTGAGTCAGCGCCAGGGTTTCGGCGATCGGCAGCCTGCCGGGCTGCGCGGCCCGAATATAGTCGTCCACGCTCAGGATGTTGTGCCAGCGCCGGGGATAGATGTGGCCGTGCGCGCCAGCGCCGCAGCCGATGTAGTCTGTGTTGAGCCAGTAGGCGACGTTGTGGTGACAGGCACCCGACGGAAGGGTTCCACGTTCCAGGTTTCGAGTTTCGAGTTCCTGATCCGTCGTTGGTTCCTTTGATCCCTTTGTGCTCTGTGCTTTGTGTGCCCAGAGAGCGCCCTTTCTTGGCTCTTCCTTCGCCCAATTCGAGATCTCGTACTGGACGTAGCCAGCGGCAGCCAGCTTCTCCATCGCCAGCTCATACATCGCGGCGGTGGCGTCGTCGTCGGGCACCGTGATGCTGCCGCGCGTCACCTGCTGGTGCAGCGGCGTGCCTTCTTCGAGGATCAGCGAGTAGAGCGAGATATGCTCGGCCTCCAGCGGCGCGAGCCGATCAAGCGTCCAGGCCCACTGCTCCATCGTCTGGCCGGGCAGACCAAAGATGAAATCGAGGTTGACGCGATCAAATCCGGCGCGGCGGGCCTGCTGGTACGTTTCGATCGCCTCGGCTGAGGTGTGGATGCGTCCCAGCACGCGCAGCGTCGGATCGTGGAGGCTCTGCACGCCGAACGAGATGCGGTTGATGCCCAGCGAGCGCAGCCCGCGCAGATAGTCCTCGTCGATCACCGTGCCCGGATTGGCCTCGGTCGTCACCTCAGCCCGGTCGAGCGGCACGATCGCATGGGCGGCGGCCAGCACACGCTCCATCTGCGCGAGCGAGAGCATAGTCGGCGTGCCGCCGCCCAGAAAGACCGTCGGGGCCAGCGATGCGCGGGTGAGTGGCACCAGCGGCGCGCGCGTCGCCTGGTCGCTCGTCGCGGGATGCTGCTCGGCATAGGCTTGTAGCTCGGCACACAGCGCCGCGACGTAGCCCTCGATGCGATCTTCCATGTTGGCGTAGGTGTTGAAGTCGCAGTACGAGCAGCGGCGCTGGCAGAACGGGATATGAATATACAGATGTTTCATCGATCTGTATTGTACCCCGCTCCGCCGAAATGATCACGGCACCAGCCGATTCAGATCGCGCGGGAAGAGCGTCGTCAGCCGGATGTTGGAGACGCCGGTCAGTTGCATCAGCAGCCGCTCCAGGCCAATCGCGAAGCCGCCGTGCGGCGGCATGCCGTAGCGGAAGGCTTCGAGATACCAGGCGAACGGCTCAGGCGAGAGGCCAGCCGCCGTGAGCGCCGCCAGGTACGCCTCGTAGCGGTGGAGGCGCTGCCCGCCCGTTACCAGCTCCGTGCCACGGAAGAGCAGGTCGAAGGAGTTGGAAAACTCCGGTCGCTGCCGATCGGGATGGGTGTAGAACGGACGCTTGCGCATCGGGTAGCCGGTGACGAAGAGGAAATCGCTGCTAAACTCCTGCCGCGCCCACTCGCCCAGCCAGCGCTCATCCTGGGGCGATAGGTCGGGCTCGCCGCGCACGTCGACGCCGTGACGCTGCCAGATGAGCTCCTGCGCGTCGCTGAAATGAATATGCGGGATCGTGGCGGGAACCGGCGGCAGTTGCACGTTGAGCATCTGGAGATCGGCGGCATGACGCTCGTGGAAGTCGCTCAGTATGGCCGCGAGCACCTCGCGCAGCAGCGCCATGACGGTAAAGTGATCCTCGATAAAGCCTAGCTCCACGTCCAGGCTGACATACTCGTTGATGTGGCGCGTGGTGTCGTGCGGCTCGGCGCGAAAGACCGGCCCGGCCTCGAAGACACGCTCGAAGACGCCGACCATGATCTGCTTGTAGAGCTGCGGGCTTTGCGCCAGGAACGCCGGACGGCCAAAGTAGTTGAGCTGGAAGACATTCGAGCCGCTCTCGGTCGCCGCCGCCACGATCTTGGGCGTCTGGATCTCGGTAAAGCCCCGCTCGCGCAGCGTGTTGCGAAAGGTGCTCATCGCGCTTGCCGACAGCCGGTAGATCGCGCGGCGCGTCGGGTGGCGGTTGGCGATGACCGCATGATCGAGCACGGTGGTCAGGCCGGCCTTTAGCTCGCGCTTGCTGAGCGTGACCGGCGGTGTCTCGCCAACCGGCGTGATGATCTCGATGCGCGGCTGTTGCAGCTCGATGCCGCCCGGTGCCTGCGGCGCGCTCACCACCAGCCCTTCGACCGCGACGACGGTTTCAAGGTTGAGGCCTTGCAGCGGCTCCAGATCGGCCTCGCTCTCGGTGACGGCCTGGGTCATGCCCCAGCCGTCGCGCACCACAACGAAGTTGACGCCGCCCATGCGGCGCAGCGCGTGCAGCCAGCCCATCACGCGCGCCCGCGACCCGACATGCCAGCTCAGCTCGGTTGTTCGTGTTCGTTCCATAGATGCTCACCTCAGTTGTATTCGATGTGTGTCTGCTCCAGCGATCTGCAAATGTATTGCTTCCGACCGAATACGACCGTCAAATTGCGGAGATGCAAAAAGCCCTCGTCCTGCAAGGAGGACGAGGGCCTATCAGCCGCATCGTGGTGCCACCACCGTTCGCCCCGGACGGGGCCTCAACCGGCCTGCCTCGACGCCATTGAGAGCACAGGGCCGTCGCGCTGTAACGGGCGCGGCCCGGTTTCGGCTACTGCGGAAGCTCCGGTTCGCCA of Herpetosiphonaceae bacterium contains these proteins:
- the aspS gene encoding aspartate--tRNA(Asn) ligase: MERTRTTELSWHVGSRARVMGWLHALRRMGGVNFVVVRDGWGMTQAVTESEADLEPLQGLNLETVVAVEGLVVSAPQAPGGIELQQPRIEIITPVGETPPVTLSKRELKAGLTTVLDHAVIANRHPTRRAIYRLSASAMSTFRNTLRERGFTEIQTPKIVAAATESGSNVFQLNYFGRPAFLAQSPQLYKQIMVGVFERVFEAGPVFRAEPHDTTRHINEYVSLDVELGFIEDHFTVMALLREVLAAILSDFHERHAADLQMLNVQLPPVPATIPHIHFSDAQELIWQRHGVDVRGEPDLSPQDERWLGEWARQEFSSDFLFVTGYPMRKRPFYTHPDRQRPEFSNSFDLLFRGTELVTGGQRLHRYEAYLAALTAAGLSPEPFAWYLEAFRYGMPPHGGFAIGLERLLMQLTGVSNIRLTTLFPRDLNRLVP
- the hemW gene encoding radical SAM family heme chaperone HemW, whose translation is MKHLYIHIPFCQRRCSYCDFNTYANMEDRIEGYVAALCAELQAYAEQHPATSDQATRAPLVPLTRASLAPTVFLGGGTPTMLSLAQMERVLAAAHAIVPLDRAEVTTEANPGTVIDEDYLRGLRSLGINRISFGVQSLHDPTLRVLGRIHTSAEAIETYQQARRAGFDRVNLDFIFGLPGQTMEQWAWTLDRLAPLEAEHISLYSLILEEGTPLHQQVTRGSITVPDDDATAAMYELAMEKLAAAGYVQYEISNWAKEEPRKGALWAHKAQSTKGSKEPTTDQELETRNLERGTLPSGACHHNVAYWLNTDYIGCGAGAHGHIYPRRWHNILSVDDYIRAAQPGRLPIAETLALTQADLFSETMMMGLRLNSGVSFAQFADRCGQPLLEVYGAEVTHLVELGLIEQDQLGIRLTDRGRMLGNEVFMRFLREQPSDVPG